In Geminocystis sp. NIES-3708, a single window of DNA contains:
- the xth gene encoding exodeoxyribonuclease III has protein sequence MKIATWNVNSIRTRKEQVKQWLVDNNVDVICLQETKVIDADFPVNFFTDIGYYCYIYGQKAYNGVAIFSLQPLEDIKYGFSGVLSENIVDNFDEQKRVISGVINNIRIVNLYVPNGNSIGSEKYRYKLEWLKILKEYLTIFKNNYPQELLVCGDFNIALEEKDIYNPKGKENHIMASTLEIDALKSVLDLKLMDVFRKFITDGNYYTWWDYRQGGFTKNRGWRIDHIYLTDKLYQKAINCYIDINPRKLTQPSDHAPVICEF, from the coding sequence ATGAAAATCGCTACATGGAATGTTAACTCAATTCGTACCCGAAAAGAACAAGTAAAACAATGGTTAGTTGATAATAATGTTGATGTAATTTGTTTACAAGAAACAAAGGTTATTGATGCTGATTTTCCCGTAAATTTTTTTACTGACATTGGATATTATTGCTATATTTATGGGCAAAAAGCTTATAATGGAGTGGCAATTTTTAGTCTTCAACCTTTAGAAGATATTAAATATGGTTTTTCAGGAGTTTTATCAGAAAATATTGTTGATAATTTTGATGAACAAAAAAGAGTAATTAGTGGTGTTATTAATAATATTAGAATTGTTAATCTTTACGTTCCCAATGGTAATTCCATAGGTTCAGAAAAGTATCGATATAAATTAGAATGGTTAAAGATATTAAAAGAATATTTAACTATTTTTAAGAATAATTATCCACAAGAACTATTAGTTTGTGGAGATTTTAATATTGCCTTGGAAGAGAAAGATATTTATAATCCTAAAGGAAAAGAAAATCATATTATGGCTTCGACATTAGAAATAGATGCTTTAAAATCTGTTTTAGATTTAAAATTAATGGATGTTTTTCGTAAATTTATTACTGATGGTAATTATTATACTTGGTGGGATTATCGTCAAGGAGGTTTTACTAAAAATAGAGGTTGGCGTATTGATCATATTTATTTGACAGATAAATTATATCAAAAAGCAATTAATTGTTATATTGATATTAATCCTCGAAAATTAACTCAACCTAGTGATCATGCACCTGTTATTTGTGAGTTTTAA
- a CDS encoding CoB--CoM heterodisulfide reductase iron-sulfur subunit B family protein — MLRYAYFPGCVAQGACKELHTSTTAISKALGIELIELKKAACCGSGTYKEDSQLLEDTVNARNIALAESLNLPLLTHCSTCQGVIGHVDERLKDAQENNPEYLDKVNNFLVKENCSPYQGTTEIKHILWALVGDYGLEALKTKVIKPLTGIKCASFYGCYLLRAQKNLPFDNPLNPQSLESVFTTLGATPIYYEGRSKCCGWPLSSYATKQSFQMAGKNLLDAINNGADCIVTPCPLCHLNLDSRQPEVAKVINQKLDIPILHLPQLVGLALGIKPNKLGLNNHVVSTKKILDKLKIN, encoded by the coding sequence ATGCTTCGTTATGCTTATTTTCCTGGATGTGTCGCTCAAGGAGCTTGTAAAGAGCTACATACTTCTACTACAGCTATTAGTAAAGCCTTAGGCATTGAATTAATTGAACTAAAAAAAGCCGCTTGTTGTGGCTCTGGTACTTACAAAGAAGATTCTCAGCTATTAGAAGACACCGTTAACGCTCGAAATATTGCTTTGGCAGAATCTCTCAATTTACCTCTTTTAACTCACTGTAGCACTTGTCAAGGAGTTATTGGTCATGTAGATGAAAGATTGAAAGACGCACAAGAAAACAATCCTGAATACCTAGATAAAGTTAATAATTTTTTAGTGAAAGAAAATTGCTCACCCTATCAAGGCACAACAGAAATAAAACATATTCTATGGGCATTAGTGGGAGATTATGGATTAGAGGCATTAAAAACCAAGGTAATTAAGCCATTAACAGGTATAAAATGTGCTTCTTTTTACGGTTGTTATTTATTACGTGCACAAAAAAATTTACCTTTTGATAATCCTTTAAATCCTCAATCTTTAGAAAGTGTTTTTACCACTCTCGGAGCAACTCCGATTTATTATGAAGGTAGGAGTAAATGTTGTGGTTGGCCTTTATCCAGTTATGCCACAAAGCAATCTTTTCAAATGGCAGGAAAAAATTTATTAGATGCCATTAATAATGGTGCTGATTGTATAGTAACACCTTGTCCTCTTTGTCACTTAAATTTAGATTCTCGACAACCAGAGGTTGCTAAAGTTATTAATCAAAAGTTAGATATTCCTATCCTACATTTACCGCAATTAGTGGGTTTAGCATTAGGAATTAAACCCAACAAATTAGGCTTGAATAATCATGTTGTTTCTACAAAAAAAATTCTCGATAAATTAAAAATTAACTAG
- a CDS encoding response regulator transcription factor, protein MIYISIIEGNSNLRSLLGWHLQQVGYITHQYGTIQQARNNLVTHPPTLVILDSDLPDGDGIEFCQWLYQSHQPLILMLSAKITEKDVVKGLKAGADDYLKKPFGMQEFLGRVESLLRRFRVNNAPLILDFGDLKIDLVQRRVEFRGEFIDLTPQEFSLLYVLSQAQGTPLSRPELLRRAWPEAIENQRTIDTHVLSLRKKIELDPRQPNLIQTVRNVGYRFNLEVLQRQNKTQYQENCIHKNNLSQNNLHDNQYISNGRVMAEKLMVK, encoded by the coding sequence GTGATTTATATATCTATAATTGAAGGGAATTCTAATTTACGATCGCTGTTGGGATGGCACTTACAACAAGTGGGCTATATTACCCATCAATATGGTACTATTCAACAAGCAAGAAATAATCTAGTAACTCATCCTCCGACTCTGGTTATTTTAGACTCGGATTTACCTGATGGTGACGGTATAGAATTTTGTCAATGGTTATATCAATCACATCAACCATTGATATTAATGTTATCAGCAAAAATAACAGAAAAAGATGTTGTCAAAGGTTTAAAAGCAGGTGCTGATGATTATCTGAAAAAACCTTTCGGGATGCAAGAATTTTTAGGCAGGGTAGAATCTTTGCTAAGACGTTTTCGTGTTAACAATGCACCTCTTATTTTAGACTTTGGAGACTTAAAAATTGATTTAGTGCAAAGAAGAGTGGAATTTAGAGGAGAATTTATCGATTTGACACCTCAAGAGTTTAGCTTATTATATGTCTTAAGTCAAGCTCAAGGAACACCATTAAGTCGTCCTGAATTATTGCGTAGAGCATGGCCTGAAGCCATTGAAAATCAGAGAACTATTGATACACATGTGCTATCATTACGTAAAAAAATAGAACTTGATCCTCGCCAACCTAATTTAATTCAAACTGTACGTAACGTCGGCTATCGTTTTAATTTGGAAGTATTACAACGTCAAAATAAAACTCAATATCAGGAGAATTGTATTCACAAAAATAATTTATCACAGAATAATCTTCATGACAATCAATATATCTCTAATGGTCGAGTCATGGCAGAAAAATTGATGGTCAAATAA
- a CDS encoding Ycf66 family protein encodes MLAYFLATLMATISLTLYLNAFISPKIHRQDDFLWSGLGLFYALTLWVCAGRITGAVLLGQLAIISVAISFIWENRQLRKTITADSESNQILEGVSLLSLIIVSFGKLSQLIQKKSSVTNKAKIDKPVTNKEKTDIVKENLVKNSENKTSGEIKTESNSIVEEIVSDIDNSQKIEHIIEEIVNDSLTEESPQKENIIEEIVIQEIKEEENINQSLDLSLNNSKTEDDDFDVDSLGLAQSPSENKPSSSTKTNILTKFLGFFRKSSPQKISQSEEVISPSTSSEDIDLKEEILEIDSKTTAIEVEDAIDNFDLAESNNISEENKTTAEILPETITAQTQEIIETSIEIVTSETEIIVDSILESENQEEEVDLSADLESENQEEEIDLSTDLESENQEEKIDLSANLESENQEEKIDLSANLESENQEEKIDLSANLESENQEEEIDLSTDLESKEMNSENISQKDIIETLDDLDLLMETEENINLNVESYSPENNQNPIDELDSLFEDEIQNSQD; translated from the coding sequence ATGTTGGCTTACTTTCTCGCCACTCTTATGGCTACTATTAGTTTAACACTATATCTAAATGCTTTTATTAGTCCGAAAATTCATCGACAGGATGATTTCTTGTGGAGTGGTTTGGGATTATTTTATGCCCTAACTCTTTGGGTTTGTGCAGGTAGAATAACTGGGGCAGTTTTATTAGGACAATTAGCAATTATATCAGTAGCGATCTCATTTATTTGGGAAAATCGCCAACTAAGAAAAACTATTACGGCTGATTCAGAATCTAATCAAATTTTAGAAGGAGTTTCACTGTTAAGTTTGATAATAGTTTCTTTTGGTAAGCTGTCTCAATTAATTCAGAAAAAATCATCTGTTACTAATAAAGCCAAAATTGATAAGCCTGTTACCAACAAAGAAAAAACTGATATTGTTAAGGAAAATCTAGTAAAGAATAGTGAAAATAAAACTTCTGGTGAGATAAAAACCGAATCTAACTCTATTGTCGAAGAAATTGTTAGTGATATAGATAACTCTCAAAAAATAGAGCATATCATCGAAGAAATTGTAAATGATAGCTTAACAGAAGAATCTCCACAGAAAGAAAATATTATTGAAGAAATTGTTATTCAAGAGATAAAAGAAGAAGAAAATATCAATCAATCACTAGATTTATCTTTAAATAACTCAAAAACAGAGGATGATGATTTTGATGTGGATTCTTTAGGATTAGCACAATCTCCGTCGGAAAACAAACCTTCATCTTCAACAAAGACAAATATTCTAACTAAATTTTTAGGATTTTTTCGCAAATCATCTCCTCAAAAAATTTCTCAATCCGAAGAAGTTATTTCTCCGTCAACATCTTCAGAAGATATAGATTTAAAAGAAGAAATATTAGAAATTGATTCTAAAACTACTGCCATAGAAGTGGAAGATGCTATCGATAATTTTGATTTAGCGGAATCTAATAATATTTCTGAAGAAAACAAAACTACTGCTGAAATATTGCCAGAAACTATCACAGCACAAACACAAGAAATTATAGAAACATCTATAGAAATTGTAACATCAGAAACGGAAATTATAGTTGATAGTATCTTAGAATCTGAAAATCAGGAAGAAGAAGTTGATTTATCTGCAGATTTAGAATCTGAAAATCAGGAAGAAGAAATTGATTTATCTACCGATTTAGAATCTGAAAATCAGGAAGAAAAAATTGATTTATCCGCCAATTTAGAGTCTGAAAATCAAGAAGAAAAAATTGATTTATCCGCCAATTTAGAGTCTGAAAATCAAGAAGAAAAAATTGATTTATCCGCCAATTTAGAGTCTGAAAATCAAGAAGAAGAAATTGATTTATCTACCGATTTAGAATCCAAAGAAATGAACTCTGAAAATATTTCTCAAAAAGATATTATCGAAACTTTAGATGATTTAGATTTATTAATGGAAACGGAAGAAAATATTAACTTAAATGTAGAATCCTATTCTCCAGAAAACAATCAAAATCCTATAGATGAATTAGATAGTCTTTTCGAAGATGAGATTCAAAATTCACAAGATTAG
- the cbiT gene encoding precorrin-6Y C5,15-methyltransferase subunit CbiT yields MNWQYKTPGIPDELFERLPGIPLTKREVRLLILSGLRLEEKSVIWDIGAGTGTISIEIGLLCPKTTIIAIERDPDVANLIRKNCQLFGVKNVQVIEGNAPDCFDSLTPKPDRVVIGGGKSVKEILRQIWDYLPLQGRVVAMAGNLENLYYISEGLSQLQARNVEVVQSSINRLETRGLSQIFAAIAPVFILSGEKLGD; encoded by the coding sequence ATGAATTGGCAATATAAAACTCCCGGTATTCCTGATGAACTTTTTGAGCGTTTACCCGGCATTCCTTTAACCAAAAGAGAAGTTAGATTATTAATATTATCAGGATTAAGATTAGAAGAAAAATCAGTTATTTGGGATATAGGTGCAGGTACAGGTACTATTTCCATTGAAATTGGTTTACTTTGTCCTAAAACGACAATTATCGCCATTGAAAGAGATCCTGATGTGGCTAATCTAATTAGAAAAAATTGTCAACTGTTTGGTGTTAAGAATGTGCAAGTAATTGAAGGAAATGCCCCCGATTGTTTTGACAGTTTAACCCCAAAACCTGATCGAGTTGTCATTGGTGGGGGTAAATCTGTTAAAGAAATTTTACGACAAATATGGGATTATTTACCCTTACAAGGAAGAGTTGTAGCGATGGCTGGTAATTTAGAGAATCTTTATTACATTTCCGAAGGATTATCACAGTTACAAGCTCGTAATGTAGAAGTAGTTCAGTCTTCCATTAATCGTTTAGAAACAAGAGGATTAAGTCAAATATTTGCAGCCATAGCACCTGTCTTTATTTTAAGCGGTGAAAAACTAGGAGACTAA
- the smpB gene encoding SsrA-binding protein SmpB, producing the protein MIEKLPVKIVSDNRQARYLYEILETYEAGIELTGTEVKSIRMGKVNLRDGYALIRNGEAWLSNVHISPYEISGKYFNHEPRRNRKLLLHKKEINKLIGLLEQQGLTLIPLKMYLKGHWVKISLGLGRGKKLHDKRETVKRREDQREMARAMKRF; encoded by the coding sequence ATGATTGAAAAACTACCCGTAAAAATTGTCAGTGATAACCGTCAAGCAAGATATTTATACGAAATTTTAGAAACCTACGAAGCTGGAATCGAGTTAACTGGCACAGAGGTGAAATCTATTCGGATGGGTAAAGTTAACTTAAGAGATGGTTATGCTTTAATTCGTAACGGAGAAGCATGGTTAAGTAATGTGCATATTTCTCCCTATGAAATCAGTGGTAAATATTTCAATCATGAGCCTCGCCGTAATCGTAAATTATTGTTACACAAAAAAGAAATTAATAAACTAATTGGTTTACTAGAACAACAAGGTTTAACTTTAATTCCCTTAAAAATGTATCTTAAAGGTCATTGGGTTAAAATAAGTTTAGGATTAGGCAGGGGTAAAAAACTTCATGATAAACGAGAAACCGTTAAACGTAGAGAAGATCAAAGAGAAATGGCTAGGGCGATGAAAAGATTTTAA
- a CDS encoding alpha/beta fold hydrolase — MTLKEKGKVNIRGVNHYYEWIRQPLQNHNPKPVMVFIHGWGGSCRYWRTTAKAIANDYDCLLYDMRGFGQSKENKAINIGYELEDYAQDLLILLDTLNIDKIYFNAHSMGASIGLILLNLVPERIYKAILTCNGIFSYNALAFSTFHQVGGYVVKFRYNWFLKVPFADKMFMARFLYQPIPKDMSIAFLEDFLLADYNAALNTIYSSVSKKAVDIMPQEFAKIKVKTLLISGEKDQIIPASMGKAAAVLNTDNIDYVEIPKTGHFPMLEDENNYLTTIQNFLHN; from the coding sequence ATGACGCTCAAGGAAAAAGGAAAAGTTAACATTAGAGGAGTAAATCATTATTATGAGTGGATTCGACAACCTTTACAAAATCATAATCCTAAACCTGTAATGGTTTTTATTCATGGCTGGGGAGGTTCTTGTCGATACTGGCGCACTACTGCTAAGGCGATCGCTAATGACTATGATTGTTTATTATACGATATGCGCGGTTTTGGACAATCAAAAGAAAATAAAGCGATAAATATTGGTTATGAGTTAGAAGATTATGCCCAAGATTTATTGATCTTATTAGACACTCTTAATATTGATAAAATTTATTTTAATGCTCATTCTATGGGGGCATCGATTGGTTTAATATTGCTTAATTTAGTACCTGAAAGAATTTATAAAGCAATTTTAACCTGTAATGGAATTTTTTCTTATAATGCTCTAGCTTTTTCTACTTTTCATCAAGTAGGTGGTTACGTGGTTAAATTTAGATATAATTGGTTTTTAAAAGTACCTTTTGCTGATAAAATGTTCATGGCTAGATTCTTATATCAGCCGATTCCAAAAGATATGAGTATTGCTTTTTTAGAAGATTTTTTATTAGCTGATTATAATGCCGCTTTAAATACTATTTACTCATCAGTAAGTAAAAAAGCAGTTGATATTATGCCTCAAGAATTCGCAAAAATAAAAGTAAAAACTTTGTTGATTTCAGGAGAAAAAGATCAGATAATTCCTGCTTCTATGGGAAAAGCGGCTGCGGTTTTAAATACTGATAATATTGACTATGTAGAAATTCCTAAAACTGGACATTTTCCTATGTTAGAAGATGAAAATAATTATTTAACTACCATCCAAAATTTTCTGCACAACTAA
- the cysK gene encoding cysteine synthase A translates to MKIANNITELVGKTPLIKLNRISQEENCFAEIVVKLEGMNPSASVKDRIGVNMINAAEKAGLITPQKTVLVEPTSGNTGIALAMAAAAKGYELILTMPETMSEERRAMLRAYGAKLELTPGSEGMKGCIQRAKEIVNTIPDAYMLQQFQNPANPQIHYQTTAQEIWEDTDGNIDFLVAGVGTGGTITGIAEFIKPKKTTFKAIAIEPKNSPVLSGGKPGPHKIQGIGAGFIPEVLNIDLIDEIITVTDEEAIIYARRLAREEGILSGISTGAALAGAIKLAQRVENKDKLIVMIQPSFGERYLSTALFKDFK, encoded by the coding sequence ATGAAAATTGCAAATAATATCACTGAATTAGTAGGAAAAACACCTTTAATTAAACTTAATCGTATTTCTCAAGAAGAAAATTGTTTTGCTGAAATTGTTGTTAAATTAGAGGGCATGAATCCTTCTGCTTCCGTAAAAGATCGTATTGGGGTTAATATGATTAATGCGGCAGAAAAAGCTGGTTTAATTACTCCCCAAAAAACTGTGTTAGTTGAGCCTACTTCTGGTAATACAGGCATCGCTTTAGCTATGGCAGCAGCGGCAAAAGGTTATGAGTTAATCTTAACTATGCCAGAAACCATGAGTGAAGAAAGACGGGCAATGTTACGTGCCTATGGTGCAAAATTAGAATTAACTCCCGGTAGCGAAGGTATGAAAGGTTGTATTCAACGGGCTAAAGAAATTGTGAATACTATTCCTGATGCTTATATGTTGCAACAATTCCAGAATCCTGCTAATCCTCAAATTCATTATCAAACTACAGCACAAGAAATTTGGGAAGATACCGATGGAAATATTGATTTTTTGGTGGCTGGTGTTGGTACCGGTGGTACAATTACGGGTATTGCTGAGTTTATTAAACCGAAAAAAACTACTTTTAAAGCGATCGCCATTGAACCTAAAAATAGTCCAGTATTATCAGGCGGAAAACCTGGACCCCATAAAATACAAGGTATTGGAGCTGGTTTTATTCCCGAAGTATTAAATATAGATTTAATTGATGAAATTATAACAGTTACAGATGAAGAAGCCATCATCTATGCCAGAAGATTAGCACGAGAAGAAGGTATTTTATCAGGTATTTCTACTGGTGCAGCTTTAGCTGGAGCGATAAAATTAGCTCAAAGAGTAGAAAATAAAGATAAACTAATTGTGATGATTCAACCGAGCTTTGGAGAACGATACTTAAGTACTGCTTTATTTAAAGATTTTAAGTAA
- a CDS encoding J domain-containing protein, whose protein sequence is MNYYEILQIEINASATEIKQAYRRLVKEFHPDSNHKNANHDLIIKLNAAYEVLSDAKNRHIYDQKLNQQFVNAVNYRQNNSENISAYYQQNRQQQKQRDFSQFQWLKEIYLPVNYLISKIILPLEKEIEDLSADVFDDNLMLIFTNYLNNCYQDFNKARNILASQPNPSLYAGIAANLYYGLNHISDGIEELERFTITYDDYYLHTGRELFNLAEEINQEAAQMMERFI, encoded by the coding sequence ATGAATTATTACGAAATTTTACAAATAGAAATTAATGCTTCGGCAACAGAAATAAAACAAGCTTATCGACGTTTAGTTAAAGAATTTCATCCTGATAGTAACCATAAAAATGCTAATCATGATCTAATTATAAAACTCAATGCCGCTTATGAAGTTCTGAGTGATGCAAAAAATCGTCATATTTATGATCAAAAATTAAATCAACAATTTGTTAATGCTGTTAATTACAGACAAAATAACAGTGAAAATATATCAGCATATTATCAACAAAATAGACAACAACAAAAACAACGAGATTTTTCTCAATTTCAATGGTTAAAAGAGATTTATCTTCCTGTTAATTATTTAATTTCTAAAATTATTTTACCATTAGAAAAAGAAATTGAAGATTTATCAGCTGATGTATTTGATGATAATTTAATGTTAATTTTTACAAACTATTTAAACAACTGTTATCAAGATTTTAATAAAGCTAGAAATATTTTAGCATCTCAACCTAATCCCAGTTTATATGCTGGTATTGCCGCTAATCTTTATTATGGATTAAATCATATTAGTGATGGCATTGAAGAGTTAGAAAGATTTACAATAACTTATGATGACTATTATTTACACACTGGTAGAGAATTGTTTAATTTAGCAGAAGAAATTAATCAAGAGGCGGCACAAATGATGGAAAGATTTATTTAA
- the mtnA gene encoding S-methyl-5-thioribose-1-phosphate isomerase has protein sequence MKIDGKHHQSIWINENNEKLIQVFDQRLFPHEIKIFNIQNTDAAIFAIKEMVVRGAPLIGVTAAYGLYLACLEAQKESNPDIYIEEIARKLAQTRPTAVNLVWAINEMLRVIHQGKSVEEKINIALQKANEIKKEDIEICFKIGEYGLFLIKKIAESKQGKTVNILTHCNAGWLATIDWGTATSPMYQAQQAEIDIHVWVDETRPRNQGANLTAFELNQQGIPHTLITDNTGGHLMQHGMVDMVIVGTDRTTRNGDVANKIGTYLKALAAYDNNIPFYVALPSSTLDCSIADGIKEISIETRDQNEVKYIQGKVDGEIKSVLICPETTSAINYGFDITPAKYVTGLITERGICKASEEGIRSLFPEKF, from the coding sequence ATGAAAATTGACGGCAAACATCATCAAAGCATTTGGATAAATGAAAATAACGAGAAATTAATACAAGTTTTTGATCAAAGATTATTTCCCCATGAAATTAAAATATTTAACATTCAAAATACTGATGCCGCTATTTTTGCTATCAAAGAAATGGTAGTAAGAGGTGCTCCTTTAATTGGTGTTACCGCCGCCTATGGTTTATATTTAGCTTGTCTGGAAGCACAAAAAGAATCTAACCCTGATATATATATAGAAGAAATAGCTAGGAAATTAGCTCAAACTCGCCCTACAGCGGTTAATTTAGTTTGGGCAATCAATGAGATGCTAAGAGTAATTCATCAGGGCAAAAGTGTTGAGGAAAAAATCAATATTGCTTTACAAAAAGCCAATGAAATTAAAAAAGAAGATATTGAGATTTGCTTTAAAATAGGGGAATATGGGCTATTTCTTATCAAAAAAATTGCCGAGTCGAAACAAGGTAAAACCGTTAATATCCTCACTCATTGTAACGCCGGTTGGTTAGCAACTATCGATTGGGGTACAGCAACTTCTCCTATGTATCAGGCACAACAAGCAGAAATTGATATTCATGTGTGGGTTGATGAAACTCGCCCTCGTAATCAAGGTGCAAATTTGACCGCCTTTGAGTTAAATCAACAAGGTATCCCCCATACTTTGATTACTGACAACACTGGAGGGCATTTAATGCAACATGGCATGGTGGATATGGTTATAGTTGGAACTGATCGAACTACTCGTAATGGTGATGTAGCGAATAAAATTGGCACATATCTTAAAGCATTGGCGGCTTATGATAATAATATCCCCTTTTATGTTGCCTTACCTTCTTCTACTTTAGATTGTTCCATTGCGGATGGTATAAAAGAAATTTCGATCGAAACACGAGATCAAAATGAAGTAAAATACATACAAGGCAAGGTTGATGGGGAGATAAAATCTGTTTTAATTTGTCCTGAAACTACTTCGGCTATCAACTACGGTTTTGATATCACTCCTGCTAAATATGTGACGGGATTAATCACTGAGAGGGGAATCTGTAAGGCTTCGGAAGAAGGTATTAGAAGTTTATTTCCTGAGAAATTTTAA
- the patD gene encoding heterocyst frequency control protein PatD gives MLPKSHRQELLSWLELLKSLEKLFCDEKDNFKIVKNQWHQIQDYLQTKIMTVDSGNLEISEQFLFQSWQTETYRYIRLLKTDFLFYQSAKQVNTKHTCFLTIKQRLNDTIKLTENYLIQITLSNEN, from the coding sequence ATGTTACCAAAATCACATCGACAAGAATTGTTAAGTTGGTTAGAATTACTGAAAAGTTTAGAAAAATTATTCTGTGATGAAAAAGATAATTTTAAGATCGTTAAAAATCAATGGCATCAAATTCAAGACTATTTACAAACAAAAATTATGACTGTTGATAGTGGCAATTTAGAAATAAGTGAACAATTTTTATTTCAATCTTGGCAAACAGAAACTTATCGTTATATACGGCTTTTAAAAACAGATTTTTTATTTTATCAATCAGCGAAACAAGTTAATACTAAACATACTTGTTTTTTAACGATTAAACAACGTCTAAATGATACTATAAAATTAACAGAAAACTATTTAATACAGATTACCTTAAGCAATGAAAATTGA